Proteins found in one Mucilaginibacter gracilis genomic segment:
- a CDS encoding sensor histidine kinase: protein MDKKKHPNELQTVNINQLFQERERESHAAELIAANKELAFQNKEKEKRAAELIIANKELAFQNNEKEHRAAELLIANKELAFQNNEKEKRAAELIIANKELAFQNQEKEKRAAELIIANLELAFQNEEKEKRARELIIANNELKKAEDDIRKFNEQLEQKVIERTAQLEAVNKELGAFSYSVSHDLRAPIRAINGYAQILEEDYLDKLDADGMAVLHAIRNNSKRMGQLIDDLLAFSKLGRKEVAFSDINMNNIVKTIKDEFLADDVNKRLEFNIAEIPPAKGDQSLIKQVWINLISNAIKYSKNKSNACIAIGAYTQGDDVVYYVKDNGAGFDMQYYDKLFGVFQRLHSQEEFEGTGIGLAMVQKIVNRHNGTIWAESKLNQETTFFFSLPGIYAVKF from the coding sequence ATGGATAAAAAAAAACACCCGAACGAGCTACAAACTGTTAATATAAACCAGCTTTTTCAAGAGCGGGAAAGGGAAAGCCACGCCGCAGAATTAATTGCCGCCAACAAAGAACTTGCGTTTCAGAACAAGGAAAAAGAAAAGCGAGCCGCCGAATTAATAATAGCCAATAAAGAGCTTGCCTTCCAAAATAACGAGAAAGAGCACCGCGCCGCCGAATTGCTGATAGCAAATAAAGAACTTGCTTTTCAAAACAACGAAAAAGAGAAGCGGGCCGCCGAATTAATTATTGCCAATAAAGAGCTTGCCTTCCAAAATCAGGAGAAAGAAAAGCGTGCTGCCGAATTAATTATTGCCAATTTAGAGCTGGCTTTTCAAAATGAAGAAAAGGAAAAAAGAGCGCGGGAGTTAATAATTGCCAATAACGAACTTAAAAAAGCCGAAGACGATATCCGCAAGTTTAATGAGCAGTTAGAGCAAAAGGTAATTGAGCGCACAGCCCAACTGGAAGCAGTAAATAAAGAATTGGGCGCATTTTCGTACTCGGTATCTCACGATTTAAGAGCCCCCATAAGAGCCATTAACGGTTATGCCCAAATTTTAGAGGAGGATTATTTAGATAAGTTGGATGCCGACGGTATGGCCGTTTTGCACGCCATCCGCAATAACTCCAAACGGATGGGGCAATTGATAGATGATTTGCTGGCGTTTTCAAAATTAGGCCGTAAAGAGGTAGCATTTTCGGATATTAATATGAATAACATAGTTAAAACTATAAAGGATGAGTTTTTAGCCGACGATGTAAACAAAAGACTGGAATTTAATATAGCCGAAATTCCGCCTGCAAAGGGCGATCAATCCCTTATTAAACAGGTATGGATCAATTTAATATCCAACGCTATTAAATATTCAAAAAACAAATCAAATGCTTGTATAGCAATAGGTGCTTACACGCAGGGCGATGATGTTGTTTATTATGTTAAAGATAATGGCGCCGGGTTTGACATGCAATACTACGATAAGCTTTTTGGGGTTTTTCAACGCCTTCACTCGCAGGAAGAGTTTGAGGGCACCGGTATTGGCCTGGCTATGGTACAAAAAATTGTAAACAGGCACAACGGAACAATTTGGGCCGAATCGAAACTAAACCAAGAAACCACCTTTTTTTTTAGCTTACCCGGCATTTACGCTGTTAAATTTTGA
- a CDS encoding response regulator: MSFDDVEILFAEDSLDDAMLTMRALKKSGFANTVHHVKDGAEALNFIYGKGEYAGRDLKKHPKLILLDLKMPKISGLEVLEKIKSDPEFKSIPIVILTSSKEDPDIQKCYALGANSYIAKPVESDNFFEAIKGIGLYWIILSQLPD, from the coding sequence ATGAGCTTTGATGACGTTGAAATTTTATTTGCCGAAGATAGCCTTGACGATGCTATGCTAACTATGCGCGCACTTAAAAAAAGTGGTTTTGCCAACACAGTACACCACGTTAAAGATGGTGCCGAAGCACTCAATTTTATTTATGGTAAAGGTGAATACGCCGGGCGCGACCTAAAAAAACACCCTAAACTGATATTGCTGGATTTAAAGATGCCTAAAATATCGGGCCTGGAAGTGCTGGAAAAAATAAAATCAGACCCGGAATTTAAATCTATTCCGATAGTGATACTCACCTCCTCTAAAGAAGACCCCGACATACAAAAATGTTATGCCCTGGGTGCCAACAGCTATATAGCAAAGCCCGTAGAAAGTGATAACTTTTTTGAGGCCATAAAGGGAATTGGACTGTATTGGATAATATTAAGCCAACTGCCCGATTAA
- a CDS encoding response regulator encodes MKAETIKILILEDNQSDADLLERELKKNGLNFTSLIVETRALFEEALKDFEPDIILSDYSLPSFDGFAAFIITQSVLPDVPFIVVSGMLGEERAVELIKSGITDYVLKDKLFSLTPKIERALKEALERRKKKIADQELIIQHEKLLEIAFLQSHQVRVPVAHIIGLFGLFDFEDPSAAINGEIFNMLKSSVEALDRTVIEILQKTSEINYPRKQA; translated from the coding sequence ATGAAAGCCGAAACTATTAAAATATTAATTTTAGAAGATAACCAAAGCGATGCCGACCTGCTTGAACGCGAACTAAAAAAAAACGGATTAAATTTCACATCGTTGATTGTGGAAACACGTGCGTTGTTTGAAGAGGCTTTGAAAGATTTTGAGCCGGATATTATATTATCTGATTATTCCCTGCCGTCTTTTGACGGATTTGCAGCTTTTATCATCACTCAAAGCGTTTTGCCCGATGTTCCGTTTATTGTTGTTTCGGGCATGCTTGGCGAGGAAAGAGCTGTTGAACTGATAAAAAGCGGCATTACCGATTATGTTTTGAAGGACAAGCTATTTTCGTTAACTCCCAAAATAGAACGCGCCTTAAAAGAAGCCTTAGAGCGAAGAAAGAAAAAAATTGCCGACCAGGAACTTATTATACAACACGAAAAACTGTTGGAAATTGCGTTTCTGCAATCGCACCAGGTTAGGGTGCCAGTGGCCCACATCATAGGTTTATTTGGCCTTTTTGATTTTGAAGACCCATCTGCAGCCATTAATGGCGAAATTTTTAATATGCTAAAAAGCAGCGTTGAGGCGCTGGACAGAACAGTTATTGAAATATTACAAAAAACAAGCGAAATTAATTATCCGCGAAAGCAGGCTTAA